The genomic interval CCATTTTGTGAGTTACTTTTGCAATTGCCTGTTTTAAAAGCGAATCACGAAAGTAGTAAAGCGCAATGCAAAGCAAAAACAATATTATTCCTAATATCTTTAGTGCTTTGTATATTTTTTGTTTTGGAAAATTCATAGTGGTATTTTTATCAGAAAATCAACCAAAAAGAATGCTGGCAACATCTTCAATTTTAGCAACCAATTCGATTTTGATTCCTGTATTTTTTAAAGCAATTTTGTTGTATTTGGAAACAAAGATAGTATCAAAACCTAATTTTTCGGCTTCTTGAATACGCTGATCTACACGATTAACAGGACGAATTTCTCCAGAAAGTCCGACTTCGCCAGCAAAACAGAAACCTTTTCCAACAGGAATATCTTCGTTTGATGATAAAATGGCTGCAACAACGGCCAAGTCAATTGCTGGATCATCAACAGAAATTCCGCCAGTAACATTCAGAAAAACATCTTTTGCGCCTAAACGGAAACCAGCTCTTTTTTCTAAAACAGCCAAAATCATGTTTAGTCTTTTTGCGTTGTAACCTGTTGTGCTTCTTTGTGGAGTTCCGTAAACTGCGGTGCTTACCAAAGATTGGATTTCAATCATCAGCGGACGCATCCCTTCAAGTGTTGTGGCAATTGCTGTTCCAGAAAGTTCTTCGTCTTTGTGTGAAATTAGAATTTCAGAAGGATTATTTACTTCACGCAAACCGCTTCCGAGCATTTCGTAAATTCCCAATTCAGCAGTCGAACCGAAACGGTTTTTTAAGGAACGCAAAATGCGATAAACATGGTTTCGATCGCCTTCAAATTGCAAAACGGTATCAACCATGTGTTCCAAAATTTTTGGACCTGCGATATTTCCATCTTTCGTAATATGCCCGATTAAAATAACTGGGATATTACTTTCTTTGGCAAATTTGATCAATTCTGCTGTGGTTTCTCGAATTTGAGAAATACTTCCCGCTGTCGATTCAATATAATCGGTATGCAAAGTCTGAATCGAGTCAATAATAACAACTTCAGGCTGAATGGTCTCAATTTGTTTAAAGATATTTTGCGTTTTGGTTTCGGTTAGAATATAACAGTTTTCGCTGTTTGGCGTAATTCTTTCCGCACGCATTTTAATTTGTTTCTGACTTTCTTCTCCAGAAACATACAAGGTTTTGTATGGTAATTTTAAAGAAACTTGCAGCAAAAGTGTACTTTTTCCGATACCGGGTTCTCCACCCAAAAGCGTTAAAGATCCAGGAACAAGTCCGCCTCCTAAAACACGATTCAATTCGCTGTCGGTTGTGTCCATTCGAACTTCCTGAGCAGAATCAATTTCGTTAATTTTTAAAGGTCTTGGCGCTTTTCCACTTGGAGCAGATTCGCTTTTCCAAGCTACTTTATCCTGTTTTTGAATGATTTCTTCGGCAATCGTATTCCATTCTTTGCAGGCATTGCATTGCCCTTGCCATTTGGCATATTGGGTTCCGCAGTTCTGACAAAAAAAGGAAGTTTTAACTTTTGACATTATTTATTTTTTTTTCGCAAGCGTATTCATTTCGTCAATCTTCTCATACATCATATCTTTGTTCAAATCGCCAATCGGTTCCATTTGCGAAGCGTTTTGATATTTCTTTGAAGCATGTTTCGGATCGCCTTGCTTTTCGTACATTAAACCTAATTCATATTCTCCCAACATGGCTTTTGGATAATTTACATTTCCTATTTCAGCCATTTTTCCTAATTCGCTATAAGCGTTGTTTCTTAAAATAATATTTTCAATTACTTTAAAATCACTCATTCTAACAGGAATTTGAACTCCTAGAACTTGTGACATTGCATTGTATTTATTCTCCAAATATTCTGCATATCCAGATTGAAGAACGGCAATTTTATCATTATATTCTGCAGAATTTATTGGTCTGTAAACTTCAAAAATCTGATAAAGCGCACTCGGAATAGAATGCAATACTTCTGTATAATGTGTTGTTCCTTTAAAAACTTCGTATTTATAATTTACTAACGGATTATTCGCGATTTTAATATTGCTGTTCAATTTATCTATCGGTTCTTTAATTTTTTTGATATCTCCATCAGCAGCCGATAAGTAAAAGAAAATAGGCTCTTTTACTTTTGCAAACTTTTCTGGAATTCGAACTTCCATTTTGTTTGCTAATTCTGGGCTTAAACAGATATAAGCATTAAAAATTGAAGTTTCTTTATACAAGTAAAAATTAGCAAAACCTGCTGTTAAATCATGTCCTGCAATAATTCTGAACGGAGAAGTTCTGTATTTTTTTTCGATGTATGGAATTAATTCTGCTCCGATAAATTCGAAAAATTTAGCGCCTTTCTCAAAAGGAAGTCCAGTATTTTGATCGATTGTTGTGTCGTCAAAACGTTCTCCATCTTTATTTTGGTGAATTCCGATAATGATCATCTCTGGAATATCATCCCAATAATTACCATAACTTACAGCTCCAGAAAATGGATCAAATAAATAATCTCCATCTAATAAATATAGAACAGGATATTTTTTGTCTTTGTTAGCTTCATAAGAAGCAGGAAGTCCGATTGTTATTCTTCGTTCTTCTCCTAGTTTTTCCGATTTAATGTTGTCGAACGTTTTTTGCGCAATCGACGAAAATGAAATAAAAAGAATTAGTAGGTAAACTTTTTTCATGATTTGAGGGATTTCAGTGAATTAAAAAGTATTGAAAATAGTGTAGCAATATACTATTTTATTTGCTTCTTTATGAAGTTGATTTTTTAAAATTGAAGCAAAGTTTTGGGGCCTAAAATCTTTTCAAATTAGGCAAAAGAAGATTTTTTTGTTCAAAATTGACTTTTGACAAAATAAGGGAATTCGATAAGGAAAAGAAAATCTTAGGTTAAAGAATTGTCATTTTCATTAGGGAAAATAATCCATGGCTTGAAGGTTTTAGCTTCTTCAAAATCCAAAGTAGCGTAAGAAATGATAATGATAATATCATCTTTCTGTACTTTTCTAGCTGCAGGACCATTCAAAGTAATTTCGCCCGAATTTTTTTCACCTTTAATAGCGTAAGTTTCAAAACGCTCGCCATTATTAATGTTAACAATAGATACCTTTTCGCCTTCAATAATATTTGAAGCTTCTAGTAGAGTTTCATCAATAGTAATGCTGCCAATATAATTTAAATCGGCACCCGTTACTTTAACGCGATGAATTTTTGATTTTATAACTTGAATTTGCATGCTGCAAAGTTAGATTAATTTAATGAAATGGTGTCTATCAGTCTTATAGAATTAACAAATACTGCTATAAATGCACGATAGTTTTTGTCGTTCTCTTTCTGATTGATAGGTAAAAGTGTCGATTCGTCAGCAATAACAAAATATTCGAGTTCGAATTCTTTGTTATCTTTGAAAGAATTTTCCACAAATTCGATTGTTTCTTGCGGAGAACCTTTCTGAAAAATCTCTTTTGCTTCTATCAGGGTTTTATAAATTATAGAAGCGTCTTTTCTTTCTTCTGGCGTTAATCGTTCGTTGCGCGAACTCATTGCCAGCTGATTTTCTTCTCTAAAAATCGGACATCCAACAATATTTACTGGTAAATCGGTTTTTTCGACTAGTTTTTTAACAATTTGAAGTTGCTGAAAATCTTTTTCTCCAAAATAAGCATTAGTTGGAGTTGCAATTTCGAATAGACGTTTCACGATCGTTCCAACTCCGTTAAAATGTCCCGGCCTGAATTTTCCTTCCATCTGATTTTCTAATCCGTCAAAATCAAAATCCTGAGAAATGGTATTTCCTTCATAAATATCTTCAACCGAAGGTGCGTATAAAATAATTTTATCACTTAATGTACGCATTTTCTTAACATCTTCTTCAAGAGTTCTTGGGTATTTTGCTAAATCTTCGGGATTATTAAATTGAGTTGGATTGACAAAAATGCTTACAACAGTATCATCGTTTTCTTTTAACGATCGTTGCATTAAAGCCAAATGTCCTTGGTGTAAAGCGCCCATTGTAGGCACAAATCCGATAGTTGAATTTGCGGTTTTGATAGTTTTAAGATAGGCTATCAACGCTGCTTTACTGTAGAAAATATGCATTGAGGTATTATTAAAATTTAGTGCAAACATAATATATTAGTTATAAACTGCATAAAATTTTGTAATTTTGCGACGTTTTTATTACCAAAATTAAGTAAAATACTATTATGAAAGATAAGAGGATATTGTATGTATCATCTGAAGTCGTGCCTTATTTGGCTGAAAATGAGGTTTCTTTAATGTCTTATGACGTTCCGAAAATGATTAATGATCAAGGCGGTCAGATAAGAATTTTCATGCCAAGATATGGAAATATCAATGAAAGAAGACATCAATTGCATGAAGTGATTAGACTTTCTGGAATGAATTTGGTAGTGAACGACTTAGATATGCCTTTGATTATTAAAGTAGCATCGATTCCGAAGGAAAGAATTCAGGTTTACTTTATTGATAATGATGAATACTTTAAACGCAAAGCAACTTTTGCAGATGAAGAAGGTGTTTTGTATCCTGATAATGATGAAAGAGCAATTTTCTTTGCTAAAGGTGTCGTAGAAACAGTAAAAAAACTCAACTGGGTTCCGGATATTATTCATGTTCATGGATGGTTGGCGGCTATGCTTCCAATTTATATGAAACATTATTATAAACATGAAGCATTGTTTTCTGAAACTAAAATTATCACTTCTGTTTACGGACAGTCTTTTGATGAAAATTTAGATTTAGAAATGATTAATAAAGTTAAATTTGACGGTGTTCCTCATGAAGCTGTTTCAGATTTAGAAGTTCCAAATTACGAGAATGTTTTAAAAGCTAGTATTTTACATTCTGATGGAGTAATCATTGCATCTGAAAATGTTTCTCCAAGTTTAACAAAATTTATAGAATCTTCAGGAAAACCTTTTTTACCTTTCGCCACGAAAGATGCATTTGCTGACGCTTATACAAATTTCTATAGAACATTTGGACTTTAAAATTTTAACTTATTATAAAACAATGATTAATACTTCTTTTATTAAGAAATTTCTTTTAGCTTTAACTGTGGTTTTTTTATATTCTTGCGATAAAGATTTTAATGCAATTGGTGATGGTTTAATTGGAGATGATCATTTTGGACTTGAGCCAGAAACATATGAGGTTTTAGCTTTTAATCAGGAAGTAACGCCTGTTCAGTCAAATTTTTTGCCTACAAATGCGTTGGGTATTTATGATAACCCTGTTTTTGGAACTACAACAGCAAATTTTGTTACGCAATTAGTAATGCAATCTTATGCGCCAACAATTGGTGAATCACCAGTTATTGAAAATGCAGTTCTTACAATTCCTTATTTTGTTAAAAGTAAAACAACCGATCCGAATGGTGCTAGTACTTATGTATTAGATTCTATTTACGGTGATAAAAATGGAAAACTAGATTTAAAGATTTATGAATCTGGTATTCAGATGAGAAACAGTTATTTTAATGGAGGTTCTCAATTGACTCAATTTTATTATACAGATCAAAATAATGAATTTGAAACTAAAAAACTAGGTGGTATTTTAAATGATACTATTACCGAAAAGTCAGAAGAAAATACAGCATTCTTTTTTGATCCTAAAGAAATTGTAACAAAGACTGTAGATGCTACAGATCCAAAAAAAGAGACTGTTACAAGAACTGCACCTCAGATGGTTTTGCATCTTAATAAAGAATTTTTTCAACAGAAAATCTTAAATGCACCCGCTTCAAAATTAGCTTCTGATGATGTTTTTCAAGAATATTTTAGAGGATTGTACTTTAATGTGGCAAAATCAGGAGGAAATGCTAGTAATATGGCACTTTTAAATTTTGCCGAGGGGAAAATCACAATTAATTATAGAGCAAAAACAGCTTCTACAACAGATGATCCTAATTTAACGGAAAAAAAACAGATTGTTTTAAATCTTACTACTGGTAGTACTTCTAGTCCTGCTAGTACGGCTAATTTTCTACAAAATGTTTGGAAGTCAGATTATCAAACAGCTTTGACTACAGTAAATAAAACAGAAGGAGACGAAAGACTTTATCTAAAAGGAGGTCAAGGTTCGATGGCGGTAATTCGTCTTACTGGATTTGAAGCACAATTGGAAACAATTAGAAAAACCAATTGGAAAGTGAATGAAGCAAATCTTGTCTTTTATATTGATGCCGAAAAAATGACCGGTGCAGATGAGCCATTAAGATTGTATTTGTACGATTTAGACAATAATACAGTTTTAGCAGATTATTCAACAGAAGCTGGTGCTGCTTATGGAGGTGTGATTACTAAAGGAACAGATAAAAGAGGAACTACTTATAAGTTTAGAATTACAAGCCATATCCGTAATCTTATTAAAAATGCTACGGCTACAAATGTTAATTTAGGACTTGTTGTTTCACAGTCAAATGGAGCCGCTGCAGTTACGTCAAATGTGCTGAAGGATAAGGTTCAGATTCAAGATAATCCGGTAAAATATTTTTCTCAATTACCGAGAGGATCTATTATGAGTACTTTAGGGACAATTTTATACGGCGGAAAATCTTCTGCAGGCGATAAAAAATTGAAACTTGAAGTCTACTACACGAAACCAAATTAATAAATATATATGTGTGGAATTGTTGGATACATCGGTCATAGAGACGCTTATCCTATCGTAATTAAGGGACTAAAGCGTCTTGAGTACAGAGGATATGATAGTGCCGGCGTTATGTTATATGACGAAGAGTCTGGCGTAAAAGTTTGTAAAACAAAAGGTAAAGTTTCGGATCTTGAAGCTAAAGCCAATGAAGGTTTTACAGTAAATGGAAAAATTGGAATTGGACATACGCGTTGGGCAACGCAT from Flavobacterium sp. YJ01 carries:
- the radA gene encoding DNA repair protein RadA, with protein sequence MSKVKTSFFCQNCGTQYAKWQGQCNACKEWNTIAEEIIQKQDKVAWKSESAPSGKAPRPLKINEIDSAQEVRMDTTDSELNRVLGGGLVPGSLTLLGGEPGIGKSTLLLQVSLKLPYKTLYVSGEESQKQIKMRAERITPNSENCYILTETKTQNIFKQIETIQPEVVIIDSIQTLHTDYIESTAGSISQIRETTAELIKFAKESNIPVILIGHITKDGNIAGPKILEHMVDTVLQFEGDRNHVYRILRSLKNRFGSTAELGIYEMLGSGLREVNNPSEILISHKDEELSGTAIATTLEGMRPLMIEIQSLVSTAVYGTPQRSTTGYNAKRLNMILAVLEKRAGFRLGAKDVFLNVTGGISVDDPAIDLAVVAAILSSNEDIPVGKGFCFAGEVGLSGEIRPVNRVDQRIQEAEKLGFDTIFVSKYNKIALKNTGIKIELVAKIEDVASILFG
- the panD gene encoding aspartate 1-decarboxylase — translated: MQIQVIKSKIHRVKVTGADLNYIGSITIDETLLEASNIIEGEKVSIVNINNGERFETYAIKGEKNSGEITLNGPAARKVQKDDIIIIISYATLDFEEAKTFKPWIIFPNENDNSLT
- the panC gene encoding pantoate--beta-alanine ligase, translating into MFALNFNNTSMHIFYSKAALIAYLKTIKTANSTIGFVPTMGALHQGHLALMQRSLKENDDTVVSIFVNPTQFNNPEDLAKYPRTLEEDVKKMRTLSDKIILYAPSVEDIYEGNTISQDFDFDGLENQMEGKFRPGHFNGVGTIVKRLFEIATPTNAYFGEKDFQQLQIVKKLVEKTDLPVNIVGCPIFREENQLAMSSRNERLTPEERKDASIIYKTLIEAKEIFQKGSPQETIEFVENSFKDNKEFELEYFVIADESTLLPINQKENDKNYRAFIAVFVNSIRLIDTISLN
- a CDS encoding glycogen/starch synthase; the protein is MKDKRILYVSSEVVPYLAENEVSLMSYDVPKMINDQGGQIRIFMPRYGNINERRHQLHEVIRLSGMNLVVNDLDMPLIIKVASIPKERIQVYFIDNDEYFKRKATFADEEGVLYPDNDERAIFFAKGVVETVKKLNWVPDIIHVHGWLAAMLPIYMKHYYKHEALFSETKIITSVYGQSFDENLDLEMINKVKFDGVPHEAVSDLEVPNYENVLKASILHSDGVIIASENVSPSLTKFIESSGKPFLPFATKDAFADAYTNFYRTFGL
- a CDS encoding alpha/beta hydrolase-fold protein — encoded protein: MKKVYLLILFISFSSIAQKTFDNIKSEKLGEERRITIGLPASYEANKDKKYPVLYLLDGDYLFDPFSGAVSYGNYWDDIPEMIIIGIHQNKDGERFDDTTIDQNTGLPFEKGAKFFEFIGAELIPYIEKKYRTSPFRIIAGHDLTAGFANFYLYKETSIFNAYICLSPELANKMEVRIPEKFAKVKEPIFFYLSAADGDIKKIKEPIDKLNSNIKIANNPLVNYKYEVFKGTTHYTEVLHSIPSALYQIFEVYRPINSAEYNDKIAVLQSGYAEYLENKYNAMSQVLGVQIPVRMSDFKVIENIILRNNAYSELGKMAEIGNVNYPKAMLGEYELGLMYEKQGDPKHASKKYQNASQMEPIGDLNKDMMYEKIDEMNTLAKKK
- a CDS encoding DUF4270 domain-containing protein, producing the protein MINTSFIKKFLLALTVVFLYSCDKDFNAIGDGLIGDDHFGLEPETYEVLAFNQEVTPVQSNFLPTNALGIYDNPVFGTTTANFVTQLVMQSYAPTIGESPVIENAVLTIPYFVKSKTTDPNGASTYVLDSIYGDKNGKLDLKIYESGIQMRNSYFNGGSQLTQFYYTDQNNEFETKKLGGILNDTITEKSEENTAFFFDPKEIVTKTVDATDPKKETVTRTAPQMVLHLNKEFFQQKILNAPASKLASDDVFQEYFRGLYFNVAKSGGNASNMALLNFAEGKITINYRAKTASTTDDPNLTEKKQIVLNLTTGSTSSPASTANFLQNVWKSDYQTALTTVNKTEGDERLYLKGGQGSMAVIRLTGFEAQLETIRKTNWKVNEANLVFYIDAEKMTGADEPLRLYLYDLDNNTVLADYSTEAGAAYGGVITKGTDKRGTTYKFRITSHIRNLIKNATATNVNLGLVVSQSNGAAAVTSNVLKDKVQIQDNPVKYFSQLPRGSIMSTLGTILYGGKSSAGDKKLKLEVYYTKPN